Proteins encoded within one genomic window of Bombina bombina isolate aBomBom1 chromosome 1, aBomBom1.pri, whole genome shotgun sequence:
- the LOC128639749 gene encoding interferon-inducible double-stranded RNA-dependent protein kinase activator A homolog A-like, with protein sequence MSQEKSPVAPKKSSENAVSNDETISVNPCKTPIQMLHEFGTENGNPPLYTMENAEGQAHEPYFTFRVVIGDISCSGEGPSKKMAKHKAAEAALKLIKGNTNVCSPVTETAGNPRQLSNQNQVNSVGALQELTIQKGWRFPEYILSQESGPPHKREFTMTCRLESFAETGSGTSKKEAK encoded by the coding sequence ATGTCCCAGGAGAAGAGTCCAGTTGCGCCCAAAAAGAGTTCTGAAAACGCCGTCAGCAATGATGAAACAATTTCTGTTAATCCATGCAAAACTCCTATCCAGATGCTTCATGAATTTGGGACAGAGAATGGAAATCCCCCATTGTATACAATGGAGAATGCAGAGGGACAAGCACATGAGCCATATTTCACGTTTCGTGTTGTTATAGGTGACATATCCTGTTCAGGAGAAGGTCCTAGCAAGAAAATGGCAAAACATAAAGCAGCAGAAGCAGCCCTGAAATTAATAAAAGGAAACACAAATGTCTGCTCGCCTGTGACTGAAACTGCTGGCAACCCCAGGCAGCTATCAAATCAGAACCAAGTTAATTCCGTTGGTGCATTGCAGGAACTTACTATACAGAAAGGATGGAGATTTCCAGAATATATACTGTCACAAGAATCTGGACCTCCTCACAAGAGGGAGTTTACCATGACTTGCAGGTTGGAGTCTTTTGCAGAAACTGGATCTGGCACATCtaaaaaagaggcaaaataa